A part of Hippea maritima DSM 10411 genomic DNA contains:
- a CDS encoding TraC family protein — protein MLTLRELKNMTRRNQFSDYLPYLAYDENLKIYYNQDDTIGYIYEVTPRFFMGETTINMLKSLLSLVPDDSVVQFILFADPYVKPILDIYKNLKTRQYDIINLAVERYADFWLEGAEKGIKQASDIPSRYFRSFIAIKIPVKKAKDLDLDAFKYNATEILSGARLNPRILPVSELLNTLRRLFNDRVIVGKGYDDLKPINKQIITSETVIQAGLSDIRVGSKIYKCTTPKLFPGGSDGLNTFITNQLIGGIWGVASDAEQIITPFIFTLNVYKNDAQIKKEIGLKTNLVLQQQGFGTLAPSLARKKEEFVWAIDQIDNNTRFVKVLPIIWMYAYDDDTALQSIARVKRIWEEHGFTMQEDKGILPILFISALPFGLYTEGDNIRKIDRDFVLQDELAATMAPLQADFRGAGEPVLLFHGRKGQLISVDVFDEHADNYNVFVAASTGSGKCRTDGQILTETGFCDLREIHEGDRVLSDNNGSIDTKPVLKTFSFKNEKTVKIKTKFGRVIQCTPDHRLKVENTAWTHARDLKKGDILPVELSCMRFGNWSNENVGYLFGLVYADAIDAAKPNQSGSKIKKILINYYLKDGDNTETSFSTKKIPRFITMNASKPFWVGFIEGLIDVAARINSQKNQIEIPLATKELAEQVRTVLEQGFGVVCNVQVKNTTNGDSKNVLIISGSSVRRFARIFRLIKAIKSERQDKLNEVLKTDFNDDIDVLPEKYTKIFIEDLIALYKDSEYYYEHEQEILLKNGNEFAFEEYKNGIKRLSRKHALNIIKNSYLQNDTLKEWEEFISTHYFDEVVSVEPAENADVYDVSVEDTHNYFADGQINHNSFLINYIVFNYFSAGDKIRIIDIGGSYKKLTHLFDGRFLEFTKESDIVINPFTNVRDIEDELAVLAAIIKQMILSSTGQIDIERAETADTIIKNAIRLAWQSEGNDADINTIYHFLKNYKDFVEDDPNKEFYIDTASILAFNLYDFTSQGNYGRWFNGRSTFNISDDDFAVLELEHLKPQKELFKVVTLQIINAVTRDLYLSDRSSKRLIIFDEAWQFLESSDIFADVIEEGYRRARKYRGSFSVVVQSLLDLKNFGKVGDVIRANSAWKFLLASPDFEKAKHDKIIDYDEFVMKILKTVKSNKPKYSEIFIDSPFGLGVGRLIVDKYTYYLFTSDPKENSEIERMVKTKGISYAEAIRMMVEKHG, from the coding sequence TTGCTTACCTTAAGAGAACTTAAAAACATGACCAGAAGAAACCAATTCAGCGATTATTTGCCTTATCTGGCTTACGATGAAAATCTTAAAATTTATTACAACCAGGACGACACAATAGGTTATATTTACGAAGTTACTCCCCGTTTTTTTATGGGGGAGACAACTATAAACATGCTCAAAAGCTTATTGTCTTTAGTTCCTGATGACTCTGTTGTTCAATTTATTCTCTTTGCTGATCCTTATGTTAAACCAATACTTGATATTTATAAAAATTTAAAAACCCGTCAGTATGACATAATTAACCTTGCTGTTGAAAGGTATGCTGATTTCTGGCTTGAGGGAGCAGAAAAAGGCATAAAGCAGGCATCTGATATTCCTTCAAGGTATTTTCGTTCTTTTATTGCCATTAAAATTCCTGTTAAAAAAGCCAAAGACCTTGACTTAGACGCTTTTAAATACAATGCAACAGAGATACTCTCAGGCGCAAGGCTTAATCCGAGAATTCTGCCTGTCAGTGAGTTGCTTAACACTCTAAGACGCCTGTTTAACGACAGGGTTATTGTGGGAAAAGGCTACGATGACCTAAAGCCGATAAACAAGCAGATCATTACCTCCGAAACGGTTATTCAAGCGGGGCTATCAGATATACGTGTCGGTAGTAAAATCTACAAATGCACCACACCCAAGCTTTTCCCGGGTGGCTCGGACGGTTTAAACACGTTTATAACCAACCAGCTCATCGGTGGTATCTGGGGTGTTGCATCCGATGCCGAGCAGATTATAACGCCATTTATATTTACACTTAACGTCTATAAAAACGACGCGCAAATCAAAAAAGAAATAGGGCTCAAGACCAACCTTGTTCTTCAGCAGCAGGGCTTTGGAACGCTTGCTCCGAGTCTTGCCAGAAAAAAAGAGGAATTTGTCTGGGCAATAGATCAGATAGATAATAACACAAGGTTTGTAAAAGTCTTGCCTATTATCTGGATGTATGCTTACGATGATGATACGGCTCTACAGTCTATAGCAAGGGTAAAGCGCATATGGGAAGAACACGGCTTCACAATGCAGGAAGATAAGGGTATATTACCAATCCTTTTTATATCCGCCCTACCCTTTGGGCTTTACACTGAAGGCGATAATATACGCAAGATAGACAGAGATTTTGTTTTGCAGGATGAGCTTGCAGCGACAATGGCGCCCCTGCAGGCAGATTTTAGAGGTGCAGGAGAACCTGTTCTTCTTTTTCACGGCAGAAAAGGTCAGCTGATATCCGTTGATGTGTTTGACGAGCATGCGGATAATTACAACGTATTCGTTGCCGCATCAACTGGCTCAGGAAAATGCAGGACAGACGGACAAATACTAACCGAAACAGGCTTCTGTGATTTAAGAGAAATTCATGAGGGCGATAGAGTCTTAAGCGACAATAACGGCTCTATCGACACAAAACCAGTATTAAAAACATTTAGCTTTAAAAATGAGAAAACAGTTAAAATAAAAACCAAATTCGGCAGGGTTATTCAGTGCACACCTGACCATAGGCTAAAAGTGGAAAATACTGCATGGACACACGCAAGAGATCTCAAAAAAGGCGACATTCTTCCCGTCGAGCTTTCCTGTATGAGATTTGGAAATTGGAGCAATGAAAATGTAGGGTATTTGTTTGGTTTGGTGTATGCCGACGCAATAGATGCCGCTAAACCAAATCAGAGTGGCAGTAAAATAAAAAAAATACTTATAAATTATTATCTAAAGGATGGTGATAATACGGAGACGTCTTTTTCCACAAAAAAAATTCCTCGTTTTATCACCATGAATGCATCAAAGCCTTTCTGGGTGGGCTTTATAGAGGGGTTGATCGATGTTGCAGCTCGTATTAACAGCCAGAAGAATCAAATAGAAATTCCACTGGCAACTAAAGAGCTTGCAGAACAGGTTAGAACCGTCCTTGAGCAGGGTTTTGGGGTTGTTTGCAATGTTCAGGTTAAAAATACCACTAACGGCGATAGTAAGAATGTGCTTATTATAAGCGGGTCAAGCGTAAGAAGATTTGCCAGAATATTCAGGTTAATAAAGGCGATAAAATCGGAGAGACAGGATAAGTTAAATGAGGTTTTAAAAACAGACTTTAATGATGATATTGACGTGTTGCCTGAAAAATATACGAAGATTTTTATTGAGGATTTAATTGCTCTATATAAAGACAGTGAATATTACTATGAGCATGAGCAGGAAATACTTCTGAAAAACGGTAATGAGTTTGCTTTTGAGGAATATAAAAACGGCATCAAAAGGTTATCAAGAAAGCATGCTCTTAATATAATCAAAAACTCATACTTGCAGAATGACACTTTAAAAGAATGGGAAGAATTCATCTCTACCCACTACTTCGATGAGGTAGTATCCGTTGAGCCTGCCGAGAATGCCGATGTTTACGATGTATCCGTTGAGGATACGCACAATTACTTTGCCGACGGCCAGATCAATCACAACTCATTCCTGATTAACTACATCGTGTTCAACTACTTCTCTGCTGGAGACAAAATAAGGATCATTGACATAGGCGGCAGCTATAAAAAACTCACTCATCTCTTTGACGGTAGGTTTTTAGAGTTTACAAAAGAATCAGATATAGTCATAAATCCTTTCACGAATGTTCGCGATATAGAAGATGAGCTTGCAGTCCTCGCCGCCATAATCAAGCAGATGATACTTTCCTCAACAGGACAAATAGACATAGAGCGCGCTGAAACGGCCGACACAATTATTAAAAACGCAATCAGGCTTGCATGGCAGTCTGAAGGCAACGACGCCGATATAAACACTATTTACCATTTTCTTAAAAACTACAAAGACTTTGTTGAAGACGATCCGAACAAGGAGTTCTACATAGACACTGCCTCAATACTTGCCTTTAACCTCTATGACTTTACCTCACAGGGCAACTACGGTAGATGGTTTAACGGCAGATCCACGTTTAATATATCCGATGATGATTTTGCGGTTCTGGAGCTTGAGCATTTAAAACCACAAAAGGAGCTGTTTAAGGTTGTAACCCTGCAGATAATCAACGCCGTAACGAGGGATTTATACCTGTCTGATAGGAGCTCAAAGCGTCTCATTATCTTTGATGAAGCGTGGCAGTTCCTTGAGAGCAGTGATATATTTGCCGACGTCATTGAAGAGGGCTACAGAAGGGCAAGAAAGTATAGGGGTTCGTTCAGCGTTGTTGTCCAGTCCCTGCTTGACTTGAAGAATTTTGGCAAGGTAGGCGACGTTATAAGGGCAAACAGCGCCTGGAAGTTCTTGCTTGCATCTCCCGATTTCGAAAAAGCCAAACACGATAAGATTATAGATTACGATGAGTTTGTGATGAAAATCCTTAAAACAGTTAAGAGTAATAAGCCAAAATATTCCGAGATATTTATCGACTCGCCGTTTGGGTTGGGCGTAGGGCGCCTAATAGTTGATAAATACACCTATTATCTGTTTACATCCGATCCAAAGGAAAACTCCGAGATAGAGAGAATGGTTAAAACCAAAGGAATAAGTTATGCGGAAGCGATTAGGATGATGGTGGAAAAGCATGGGTGA
- a CDS encoding DnaB-like helicase N-terminal domain-containing protein, which yields MQGDKRKNIKLISNKTRKLGILPYDRESEAGILCCIILDNILVSTCLKHGLKPEDFFESNNQIIYEKMLELRRQNINIDFLTLMTTLKDYNIPPEYITNIAEYLPAPMNIEYFIQRVKNLARVRKYINIARQIEIISFETKDPEEIEKALPSLFLDAGQGQTHSCKPVSALLSKNTDAYETFAHGAKVQQRAIWGIVGATSAGKTEFALDLALSYTLQGINNTILFCEYEGTEEDLASRIQRKAQAESRWNTEFISTAMKPNFLQITDFVQRNKNNNILIIIDYLQRFARKLQADDTRPSENLRLYVNSIYNFFDNLRADNTNVSVCFLMSMSKQGINEVSRQKRADKIDLLNAIKESGDVQYDLDYSYAILFSEESNDDNLSLSRFGSTGKAKRYMHLYPVKEARIGEPLRESVYVFSAERYAYEMVESYKNTETVKTEYTSTEVDEYEFEDDVNL from the coding sequence ATGCAAGGTGATAAAAGAAAAAATATAAAGCTAATATCAAATAAAACGAGAAAACTGGGTATTCTCCCTTACGACAGGGAATCAGAAGCTGGAATACTATGCTGTATTATTCTAGACAATATTTTAGTGTCAACCTGCCTAAAACACGGACTTAAACCCGAGGATTTTTTTGAAAGCAACAATCAAATCATATACGAGAAAATGTTGGAACTCCGCAGGCAGAACATTAACATAGACTTCCTGACGCTTATGACGACTCTAAAGGATTACAACATACCCCCCGAATATATAACCAACATAGCAGAATACCTTCCCGCGCCAATGAATATCGAATATTTCATACAACGGGTTAAAAACCTAGCAAGGGTAAGAAAGTATATCAATATCGCAAGACAGATAGAAATCATCAGTTTTGAAACCAAAGATCCTGAAGAGATAGAAAAAGCCCTGCCATCCTTATTTTTAGACGCAGGCCAAGGCCAAACTCATTCCTGTAAACCCGTCTCTGCGCTTCTTAGTAAAAACACAGACGCCTATGAGACCTTTGCTCACGGTGCAAAAGTGCAGCAAAGAGCAATCTGGGGAATAGTAGGCGCAACAAGTGCAGGCAAAACAGAGTTTGCACTGGATCTGGCACTGTCTTACACCCTGCAGGGCATAAACAACACAATTCTTTTCTGTGAATATGAGGGAACAGAAGAAGATTTAGCAAGCAGAATTCAACGCAAAGCTCAGGCTGAAAGCAGATGGAATACGGAATTTATAAGCACCGCCATGAAGCCCAACTTCCTGCAAATTACCGATTTTGTGCAGAGAAATAAAAACAACAATATCCTCATAATCATAGACTACCTGCAGAGATTTGCCAGAAAACTGCAGGCAGACGATACAAGGCCAAGCGAGAATTTACGCCTTTATGTGAACAGCATATACAACTTTTTCGATAACCTCAGAGCAGATAACACAAATGTATCCGTGTGCTTCTTAATGAGTATGAGTAAGCAGGGTATAAACGAGGTATCAAGACAGAAAAGGGCCGATAAAATTGATCTCCTTAATGCAATCAAGGAATCCGGCGATGTGCAATACGATCTTGACTACTCCTACGCAATACTATTCTCAGAGGAATCCAATGACGACAATCTCTCGCTGAGCAGGTTTGGGAGCACGGGAAAGGCAAAGAGATACATGCACCTATACCCGGTAAAAGAGGCGAGGATAGGCGAACCGTTAAGGGAGAGTGTTTATGTGTTTTCTGCTGAGAGATATGCGTATGAGATGGTGGAGTCGTATAAAAACACAGAAACAGTTAAAACGGAATATACCTCAACAGAAGTAGACGAATATGAATTTGAAGATGATGTAAACCTATAA